From the genome of Amycolatopsis sp. NBC_01488, one region includes:
- a CDS encoding DUF6221 family protein, with protein sequence MDDLIAFLAARVGARQAMIMQAVNKAKAGDAMNRGETKVAVEQRIRGLTDLDLDAVNQMINEIEATRRILLAHRTTVSEKVPGFPLYGSEYWCETCHVPADEAGSNWCLTLRLLALPYADHPDYSERWRP encoded by the coding sequence GTGGACGACCTGATCGCTTTCCTCGCCGCGCGCGTGGGCGCGCGGCAGGCGATGATCATGCAGGCCGTCAACAAGGCGAAGGCCGGCGACGCGATGAACCGCGGCGAGACGAAGGTCGCCGTGGAGCAGCGGATCCGTGGGCTGACCGACCTCGACCTCGACGCGGTCAACCAGATGATCAACGAGATCGAGGCGACCCGGCGGATCCTGCTCGCGCACCGCACCACGGTGTCGGAGAAGGTGCCCGGCTTTCCGCTGTACGGCAGCGAATACTGGTGTGAGACCTGCCACGTGCCCGCCGACGAGGCCGGCTCCAACTGGTGCCTCACGCTGCGCCTGCTGGCCCTGCCCTACGCCGACCACCCGGACTACAGCGAGCGCTGGCGCCCCTGA